In a single window of the Streptomyces cinnabarinus genome:
- a CDS encoding SDR family NAD(P)-dependent oxidoreductase has product MSEPQHEQERDLERVAVIGMAGRFPGSPDIETFWTDLAAGREGITAFTDDELTGVDPALLERDDYIRAKGFLADADLFDEGFFGYSPREAEVMDPQHRVFLECAWQALESAGIDPQRFEGRIGVFAGAGFNSYLVLNLMNNRPVLDSAGMYQVLLGGDKDFLATRTSYKLGLKGPGVTVQTACSTSLTAVHLACQSLLNGECDIALAGGVAVSAPLRGGYQYETGGILSSDGHCRAFDAEASGTVPGNGAGVVVLRRLAEAREGGDTVDAVILASAVNNDGSLKAGYTAPSVDGQAEVIAEALALADVDPSTVGYVETHGTGTPLGDPIELAALTRAFRSSTDEQGHCAIGSVKSNVGHLDAAAGVTGLIKAVLALKHRAIPPTLHCETPNPELALDTSPFYVNTDLRPWPRADAPRRAGVSSFGIGGTNVHVVLEEAPDPAAPSGPGRPVRLLALSGKTPQALTDNARRLAEHLERHPDTDLDDAAYTLACRRQPFGHRAVAVGNGAKDLVAALRSIGSGPVAGERAPVALLFPGQGAQYVGMGRELYDQEPVFAAEFDRCAELFTEHLGQDPRALVFAPDGSERLTRTEFAQAGLFCVEYALARLWAFWGVTPRAMAGHSVGEFVAATVAGVFSLPDAVRLVAARGRLAQSMPEGAMLSVFLPEDETAAWLGEGLSIAAVNSTALTVVSGGEQAIDTLEARLKAASVTCRRLHTSHAFHSPDMTDAVDPFTAEVRAVTLNAPRIPFLSNVTGTWITDEQATSPEYWGTHLRRPVHFRDALDVLLADPTLVPLEVGPGQTLANFARAHSAWADDRTVAGSLPHPGDRTDEVTHLLSNLGTLWNAGVDVDWAAFHAEEHRRPVRLPGYAFQRRRFWVEPEVDRRTAVRQETSVADWFAAPGWTRLPFTPEPQDGAPGAVWVLFGAGLPLGRALAARLTAEGERVVPVNADVEPANREQLAALLRTPAVAEADAVRLVHLWSTATDPDDGPPTEQQVDQARRLGFDSLLALAQALAEVRPTAPVRLDVLCRGVFAVTGDEPLHPENATVLGPCTVIPQEIPGITCRVLDITGVASDDRLVRALRAAPPDEPELALRGRHWWRRAFDPVPLGDAEGTGLRDGGGYLITGGLGGLGLAMAEHIAGTVDRPVLGLLGRSEFPAEATWDAWLAAHDERDPVSVRIRRLRHLTELGARVVVLRADVTDEAQTAQAAQRVRDLASALHGVVHAAGRPSQGLILTKSRAEADDVLAAKTLGTLVLDRVCRDDRLDFLLLCSSVTALFGGPGQSDYAAANAFLDAFAQWKRQVSDVPVTAVGWDTWRETGMAAGLSDRFGAGGTPTGHPLLQRLVHTGPRSRTYSTTFSTADHWIVDDHRIMGHGLVPGTAYLELVRAAGAEQAAGRVIEIADVQYLTPVVVPDGQTREVFTTVEESDGRWRFSVRSRSAAGLWTDHALGSLDFAEAGSGIVRDLAALRAECGVTHVLDTPETITEGLRLDRFQRGGPIEFSFGPRWDCMRRIEVGPRQLIATLRLGPEYAADLDDHLLHPALLDAVGGTARVYATDTYYLPFSYRRLRVHHGLTPTVHCHARLKETSDATGETMTCDFEILDPQGRVLVEITDFTIKRINDVEGLREQIIRTSAADEPDTSGGVVRVLGEGISERQGQEAFARLLAASERPGHLLVCHRDVAELRELARSLTPELLAREMEQFAPPGGVHPRPDLDTPYVAPRTEREETVAAVWCDILGLEQVGVDDDFFALGGHSLAAVRIGARIKDLLGVDLDLRAFFERPTVAHTVTLLTAGPDAPAPEDTIDIIDRAEPESLDGLSDEEVDAQLRALLAAEGEHS; this is encoded by the coding sequence GCGGAGGTCATGGACCCGCAGCACCGGGTCTTCCTCGAATGCGCCTGGCAGGCCCTGGAGTCGGCCGGAATCGACCCCCAGCGCTTCGAGGGCCGCATCGGTGTCTTCGCCGGGGCGGGCTTCAACTCGTACCTGGTGCTCAACCTGATGAACAACCGGCCCGTCCTGGACTCGGCGGGCATGTACCAGGTCCTGCTCGGCGGCGACAAGGACTTCCTGGCCACCCGGACCTCGTACAAGCTCGGCCTCAAGGGTCCCGGTGTCACCGTGCAGACCGCCTGCTCCACCTCGCTGACCGCCGTGCACCTGGCCTGCCAGAGCCTGCTCAACGGCGAGTGCGACATCGCCCTCGCCGGTGGGGTCGCGGTGTCCGCGCCCCTGCGCGGGGGCTATCAGTACGAGACCGGCGGCATCCTCTCCTCCGACGGGCACTGCCGCGCTTTCGACGCCGAGGCCTCCGGCACCGTCCCGGGCAACGGCGCCGGTGTGGTGGTGCTGCGCCGGCTCGCCGAGGCCCGTGAAGGCGGGGACACCGTCGACGCCGTCATCCTGGCCAGCGCCGTCAACAACGACGGCTCCCTGAAGGCCGGTTACACCGCACCCTCCGTCGACGGCCAGGCCGAGGTGATCGCCGAGGCGCTGGCCCTGGCCGACGTGGACCCGTCGACCGTCGGCTACGTCGAGACCCACGGCACCGGCACACCGCTCGGCGACCCCATTGAACTCGCCGCCCTCACCCGGGCGTTCCGCAGCAGCACCGACGAACAGGGCCACTGCGCGATCGGCTCGGTCAAGAGCAACGTCGGCCACCTGGACGCCGCGGCCGGCGTCACCGGCCTGATCAAGGCCGTCCTGGCGCTCAAGCACCGGGCCATCCCGCCGACCCTGCACTGCGAGACACCCAACCCCGAACTCGCTCTGGACACCAGTCCGTTCTACGTCAACACCGACCTGCGGCCATGGCCCCGCGCGGACGCACCGCGTCGAGCGGGCGTCAGCTCCTTCGGCATCGGCGGCACCAATGTGCACGTCGTCCTGGAGGAGGCGCCCGACCCTGCCGCGCCCTCCGGCCCCGGCCGTCCGGTGCGGCTGCTCGCCCTGTCCGGGAAGACACCGCAGGCGCTGACCGACAACGCCCGCCGCCTGGCCGAGCACCTCGAACGCCACCCGGACACCGACCTCGACGATGCGGCGTACACGCTGGCGTGCCGCAGGCAGCCCTTCGGCCACCGTGCTGTCGCGGTGGGAAACGGGGCGAAGGACCTCGTGGCGGCGCTGCGCTCCATCGGGTCCGGACCGGTGGCCGGTGAGCGTGCCCCGGTCGCCTTGCTGTTCCCCGGCCAGGGGGCCCAGTACGTGGGCATGGGTCGCGAACTGTACGACCAAGAACCGGTGTTCGCGGCCGAGTTCGACCGCTGCGCCGAGCTGTTCACCGAGCACCTGGGCCAGGACCCGCGTGCCCTGGTGTTCGCCCCCGACGGCTCGGAGCGGCTCACCCGCACCGAGTTCGCCCAGGCCGGCCTCTTCTGCGTCGAGTACGCCCTCGCCCGGCTCTGGGCGTTCTGGGGTGTGACACCGCGGGCCATGGCGGGGCACAGCGTCGGTGAGTTCGTCGCCGCCACGGTGGCCGGGGTGTTCTCCCTGCCGGACGCGGTGCGTCTGGTCGCCGCCCGCGGGCGGCTGGCGCAGTCGATGCCGGAAGGCGCCATGCTGTCGGTGTTCCTGCCCGAGGACGAGACGGCCGCGTGGCTGGGGGAGGGACTGTCGATCGCGGCCGTCAACTCCACCGCCCTGACCGTGGTTTCGGGCGGCGAGCAGGCCATCGACACCCTGGAGGCACGGCTGAAGGCGGCCTCCGTCACCTGCCGGAGACTGCACACCTCGCACGCCTTCCACTCGCCGGACATGACCGACGCCGTCGACCCCTTCACCGCCGAGGTACGGGCGGTCACCCTCAACGCCCCCCGCATCCCCTTCCTCTCCAACGTCACCGGCACCTGGATCACCGACGAGCAGGCCACGAGCCCCGAGTACTGGGGCACCCACCTGCGCCGACCCGTCCACTTCCGCGACGCCCTCGACGTCCTGCTCGCCGACCCGACCCTCGTCCCCCTGGAGGTCGGCCCCGGCCAGACCCTGGCCAACTTCGCCCGAGCCCACAGCGCTTGGGCCGACGACCGCACCGTCGCCGGCTCACTCCCGCACCCCGGCGACCGTACCGACGAGGTCACCCACCTGCTCAGCAACCTCGGCACGCTGTGGAACGCCGGGGTGGACGTGGACTGGGCGGCCTTCCACGCGGAGGAGCACCGCCGCCCGGTACGCCTGCCCGGGTACGCCTTCCAGCGGCGGCGCTTCTGGGTGGAGCCCGAGGTGGACCGGAGGACCGCGGTCCGTCAGGAGACCTCGGTGGCCGACTGGTTCGCCGCCCCCGGCTGGACCCGCCTGCCGTTCACGCCGGAACCGCAGGACGGTGCGCCCGGAGCGGTCTGGGTGCTGTTCGGGGCAGGGCTGCCCCTCGGGCGGGCCCTCGCGGCACGGCTGACGGCCGAGGGCGAGCGGGTCGTTCCCGTGAACGCCGACGTCGAGCCAGCCAACCGCGAGCAACTGGCCGCACTCCTGCGGACCCCGGCCGTCGCGGAGGCGGACGCTGTCCGGCTGGTGCATCTGTGGAGCACGGCAACGGACCCGGACGACGGCCCCCCGACCGAGCAACAGGTCGACCAGGCCCGGCGGTTGGGCTTCGACAGCCTGCTCGCTCTCGCCCAGGCCCTCGCCGAGGTACGGCCCACGGCCCCCGTGAGGCTCGACGTGCTGTGCCGGGGCGTGTTCGCCGTGACGGGCGACGAACCGCTGCATCCCGAGAACGCCACCGTGCTGGGTCCGTGCACGGTCATCCCGCAGGAGATCCCCGGCATCACGTGCCGCGTTCTGGACATCACCGGCGTCGCCTCCGACGACCGCCTGGTCCGGGCTCTGCGCGCCGCGCCGCCCGACGAGCCCGAACTCGCCCTGCGCGGACGGCATTGGTGGCGCCGCGCCTTCGACCCGGTGCCGCTGGGCGACGCCGAGGGCACCGGCCTGCGCGACGGCGGCGGATACCTGATCACCGGCGGCCTCGGCGGTCTCGGTCTGGCGATGGCCGAGCACATCGCCGGCACCGTGGACCGGCCCGTGCTCGGTCTCCTCGGCCGCTCGGAGTTCCCCGCCGAGGCGACCTGGGACGCCTGGCTCGCCGCACACGACGAGCGGGACCCGGTCAGCGTCCGCATCCGGCGACTGCGGCACCTGACGGAGCTCGGCGCCCGGGTCGTCGTACTGCGGGCCGACGTCACCGACGAGGCACAGACCGCCCAAGCCGCCCAGCGCGTGCGGGACTTGGCGAGTGCCCTGCACGGCGTCGTGCACGCGGCGGGGCGGCCCTCGCAGGGCTTGATCCTCACCAAGTCCCGCGCCGAGGCCGATGACGTGCTCGCCGCCAAGACGCTCGGCACGCTGGTGCTGGACCGCGTCTGCCGCGACGACCGGCTGGACTTCCTCCTGCTCTGCTCCTCCGTCACCGCCCTGTTCGGCGGCCCCGGCCAGAGTGACTACGCCGCCGCCAACGCCTTCCTGGACGCGTTCGCCCAATGGAAGCGGCAGGTGAGCGACGTCCCGGTCACCGCCGTCGGCTGGGACACCTGGCGCGAGACCGGCATGGCCGCGGGGCTCTCGGACCGGTTCGGCGCGGGCGGCACCCCGACCGGGCACCCCCTGCTCCAGCGCCTGGTGCACACGGGCCCGCGGTCACGGACGTACTCCACCACGTTCAGCACCGCCGACCACTGGATCGTCGACGACCACCGGATCATGGGCCACGGACTCGTGCCCGGCACCGCCTACCTGGAACTCGTCCGGGCCGCCGGCGCCGAGCAGGCCGCCGGACGCGTCATCGAGATCGCGGACGTGCAGTACCTCACGCCCGTCGTCGTACCCGACGGGCAGACCCGTGAGGTCTTCACCACCGTCGAGGAGAGCGACGGCCGGTGGCGGTTCTCAGTGCGCAGCCGGAGTGCGGCGGGGCTCTGGACGGACCACGCCCTGGGGTCCCTCGACTTCGCGGAAGCCGGGTCCGGCATCGTGCGCGACCTGGCCGCGCTCAGGGCCGAGTGCGGCGTCACCCACGTCCTGGACACCCCCGAGACGATCACCGAGGGCCTGCGGCTCGACCGGTTCCAGCGCGGCGGGCCGATCGAGTTCTCCTTCGGCCCCCGCTGGGACTGCATGCGCCGCATCGAGGTCGGTCCCCGGCAACTGATCGCCACCCTCCGACTCGGCCCCGAGTACGCGGCGGACCTCGACGACCACCTGCTGCACCCCGCGCTCCTCGACGCCGTCGGCGGCACCGCCCGGGTCTACGCCACCGATACCTACTACCTCCCCTTCAGCTACCGCAGGCTGCGCGTCCACCACGGCCTGACCCCGACCGTCCACTGCCACGCACGGCTCAAGGAAACGAGCGACGCCACCGGCGAGACCATGACCTGCGACTTCGAGATCCTCGATCCGCAGGGCCGGGTACTGGTCGAGATCACGGACTTCACCATCAAGCGGATCAATGACGTGGAAGGGCTGCGCGAGCAAATCATCCGGACCTCGGCGGCCGACGAGCCCGACACCTCCGGCGGGGTGGTGCGCGTCCTCGGCGAGGGCATCAGCGAGCGGCAGGGCCAGGAAGCCTTCGCCCGACTCCTGGCCGCCTCGGAGCGGCCCGGGCACCTGCTGGTCTGCCACCGCGACGTGGCCGAGCTGCGCGAGCTGGCCCGCTCGCTGACCCCTGAGCTGCTGGCCCGGGAGATGGAACAGTTCGCGCCGCCCGGAGGTGTCCATCCGCGGCCCGACCTGGACACCCCCTACGTCGCACCGCGCACCGAGCGGGAGGAGACCGTGGCCGCCGTCTGGTGCGACATCCTCGGCCTCGAACAGGTCGGCGTCGACGACGACTTCTTCGCACTCGGCGGGCACTCGCTGGCCGCGGTCCGCATCGGCGCCCGGATCAAGGACCTGCTCGGCGTGGACCTGGACCTGCGGGCGTTCTTCGAGCGCCCCACCGTCGCCCACACGGTCACCCTGCTGACGGCCGGTCCTGACGCTCCGGCACCCGAGGACACCATCGACATCATCGACCGCGCCGAACCGGAATCGCTGGACGGCCTCTCCGACGAGGAGGTCGACGCCCAGCTCCGGGCCCTCCTGGCCGCCGAGGGAGAGCACTCATGA
- the fabG gene encoding 3-oxoacyl-ACP reductase FabG: MSAPVALVTGASRGIGRAIAVRLARDGFDIALCYAARDDAARELEKEIGGLGRRTCVRRADVSDPAAVDELVEDAENTLGPLDAVVASAAVLRDNPLTVMEDDDWHDVLRTNLDGVYHVCRSAIEGMVRRRRGAIVALSSVAGLHGNAGQTNYAASKAGIIGFTRSLAREVGRYGIRANVVAPGFITTDPVLALPETVRDEFARRIALGRFGRPEEVADLVSFLVSDRAGYITGGTFRIDGGMG; this comes from the coding sequence ATGAGCGCCCCGGTGGCGCTGGTCACCGGTGCCTCCCGGGGCATCGGGCGGGCCATCGCCGTACGACTGGCCAGGGACGGCTTCGACATCGCGCTGTGCTATGCCGCCCGCGACGACGCCGCCCGCGAGCTGGAGAAGGAGATCGGCGGCCTCGGCCGGCGCACCTGCGTCCGCCGTGCCGACGTCTCCGACCCGGCCGCCGTGGACGAACTGGTCGAGGACGCCGAGAACACGCTCGGCCCGCTCGACGCGGTCGTCGCCTCGGCCGCGGTGCTGCGGGACAACCCGCTGACCGTGATGGAGGACGACGACTGGCACGACGTACTGCGCACCAATCTCGACGGCGTCTATCACGTCTGCCGCTCCGCCATCGAAGGCATGGTCAGGCGCCGCCGGGGTGCGATCGTCGCCCTGTCCTCCGTCGCCGGCCTGCACGGCAACGCCGGTCAGACCAACTACGCCGCCTCCAAGGCGGGGATCATCGGCTTCACCCGCTCGCTGGCGCGTGAGGTGGGCCGCTACGGGATCCGCGCGAACGTGGTGGCACCCGGGTTCATCACCACCGACCCGGTGCTCGCCCTGCCCGAGACCGTGCGGGACGAATTCGCGCGGCGCATCGCGCTCGGCCGGTTCGGTCGCCCGGAGGAGGTCGCCGACCTCGTCTCCTTCCTGGTGTCGGACCGCGCCGGATACATCACCGGCGGCACCTTCCGGATCGACGGCGGCATGGGCTGA